A section of the Virgibacillus sp. NKC19-3 genome encodes:
- a CDS encoding PstS family phosphate ABC transporter substrate-binding protein encodes MRFEKVSFFVGSAALAVVLAACGGTNAEEGEVQDNNESEELEGNIVIDGSGTVYPLMSRLAEEYMATQEQGVSVEVSRAGTSAGFERFLAEDGTDFNDASRQIKEEEQGKADELGIDVQELKLALDGLTMVIHPDNDWATEMTEQEVKDIFLAESGITTWADINEEWPDEEINKMGPNENHGTYEFFYETILEEQDLDPNTNLQQEYSTLVNLVSEDVNGIAFFGFGYYVNNQDDLQAVSVDFGDGPVEPNLDTIAEDGDYANFTRPVFTYLNVNQAQENPQVMDYALYMMENTNDFAGEAGFAPIPEEEAQGYVEDLESLQ; translated from the coding sequence ATGAGGTTTGAGAAGGTTTCATTTTTTGTAGGATCAGCTGCACTTGCTGTTGTGCTTGCAGCCTGTGGGGGAACGAACGCGGAAGAAGGCGAAGTACAGGACAACAATGAATCGGAGGAATTAGAAGGTAATATTGTTATTGACGGATCAGGAACGGTTTATCCCTTAATGTCGCGATTGGCTGAAGAATACATGGCAACCCAAGAGCAAGGTGTATCTGTTGAAGTAAGCCGTGCAGGTACAAGCGCTGGATTTGAACGGTTTTTAGCGGAAGATGGAACAGACTTTAATGATGCTTCACGCCAAATAAAAGAAGAAGAACAGGGAAAAGCAGATGAACTTGGCATCGATGTACAAGAACTGAAATTAGCCTTAGATGGTTTAACGATGGTCATTCATCCAGATAATGACTGGGCAACCGAAATGACGGAACAAGAAGTCAAAGACATTTTCCTTGCTGAAAGCGGGATTACGACATGGGCTGACATCAATGAGGAATGGCCTGATGAGGAAATCAATAAAATGGGACCAAATGAAAACCATGGTACGTATGAGTTTTTCTATGAAACGATTCTCGAGGAACAAGATTTAGACCCCAATACGAATCTTCAACAAGAATATTCAACACTTGTTAATCTTGTCTCCGAAGATGTAAATGGCATTGCATTCTTTGGTTTTGGTTATTATGTCAACAACCAGGATGACCTTCAGGCCGTGAGCGTTGATTTCGGCGACGGCCCGGTTGAGCCAAACCTTGATACCATCGCTGAAGATGGGGACTACGCAAACTTTACGCGACCGGTGTTCACGTATTTAAACGTAAATCAGGCTCAGGAGAACCCTCAAGTAATGGACTATGCGCTCTACATGATGGAGAATACCAACGATTTCGCGGGTGAAGCTGGATTCGCCCCAATTCCGGAAGAAGAAGCTCAAGGATATGTTGAAGACCTAGAATCACTTCAATAA
- the pstC gene encoding phosphate ABC transporter permease subunit PstC yields MAASRENNRINVRELINKNKNGKNMSRLTENIIPTILFMIASISILTTVGIIYTLLSEAIEFFRRVPIWDFFTGTVLRPLSQDPAFGILPLINGTIISSLIAILVAGPIGMMTAVYLSEYASEKRRRTWKPMLEILAGIPTIVYGFFAFTFVTPVIRTIFPAVEATNILSPGLIMGVMIIPMIASLSEDAMTSVPNSMREGALALGATKLEMTFKVVVPAALSGIISSFVLGISRAIGETMIVTIASGSSKHFTFDITQSMQTMTAYIVEVAGGDAPAGETIYYSLYAVALTLFVFTLMMNLLARYIARKFREEY; encoded by the coding sequence ATGGCAGCTAGCAGGGAGAATAACCGTATCAATGTTCGCGAATTAATCAATAAAAACAAAAATGGTAAGAACATGTCCCGCTTGACGGAAAACATCATTCCAACGATCCTGTTCATGATTGCATCCATTTCCATTCTGACAACCGTTGGCATTATTTACACGCTTTTATCCGAGGCGATTGAATTTTTCAGGCGAGTACCTATTTGGGACTTCTTTACAGGCACTGTCTTGCGACCATTAAGCCAAGACCCGGCATTTGGTATTTTACCACTCATCAACGGCACCATCATCTCCTCTTTGATTGCAATACTTGTTGCAGGACCGATTGGAATGATGACAGCTGTTTATTTGAGTGAATATGCTTCTGAAAAACGTAGAAGAACATGGAAACCAATGCTTGAAATACTTGCCGGTATACCTACCATCGTTTATGGGTTTTTTGCTTTTACATTTGTAACACCGGTAATAAGAACTATTTTTCCAGCAGTAGAAGCAACGAACATCCTTAGTCCCGGGCTTATTATGGGAGTAATGATTATTCCTATGATCGCTTCCCTCTCGGAGGATGCGATGACTTCTGTTCCGAATTCGATGCGTGAGGGTGCGCTTGCTTTAGGTGCCACCAAACTTGAAATGACATTCAAAGTGGTCGTTCCAGCTGCCCTATCGGGAATTATCTCTTCCTTTGTGCTGGGTATTTCCCGGGCAATCGGGGAAACGATGATTGTGACTATTGCCAGTGGGAGCTCGAAGCATTTCACATTTGACATCACGCAATCGATGCAAACCATGACCGCCTATATCGTTGAAGTAGCCGGTGGCGATGCGCCTGCCGGAGAGACGATCTATTACAGCTTATACGCCGTTGCGCTGACGCTATTTGTTTTCACACTTATGATGAATCTACTTGCAAGATACATCGCTCGTAAGTTTAGGGAGGAATACTAA
- the pstA gene encoding phosphate ABC transporter permease PstA — protein MQYVDTGNVQKRLNSRLLKNNLFKGIFFLATIFGLVVLAVLLIRVGTQGISWMDWNFLTGRLSTDADRAGIMGAILGTSWLMLVVIPVTLFLGVGTAIYLELYAKKGKLQTIIATNISNLAGVPSIVYGLLGLTVFVRAMSVGNVVLAGGLTLSLLVLPIVIVSAQEAIRAVPQHLSEASYGMGATKWQTVKNIILPAAIPGILTGSILALSRAIGETAPLTVLGIPALLIPFPEGFFDPFTALPMQIYYWTLDSSLVDEYAYLAAATIVVLLMLLFLLNAVAIHIRNKFGQRY, from the coding sequence ATGCAATATGTTGACACGGGAAACGTTCAGAAGCGATTAAACAGCCGGCTGTTAAAAAACAATCTATTCAAGGGCATTTTTTTCCTTGCTACGATTTTTGGATTAGTGGTACTGGCGGTCCTGCTCATTCGTGTTGGAACACAAGGGATTAGCTGGATGGACTGGAATTTTCTCACAGGTAGATTGTCGACAGATGCCGATCGTGCCGGAATTATGGGAGCCATTCTTGGAACATCGTGGTTAATGCTTGTGGTTATTCCGGTTACGCTATTTTTAGGCGTTGGTACAGCCATTTACCTGGAATTATATGCGAAAAAAGGAAAACTGCAAACCATCATAGCAACGAATATCTCAAACCTAGCGGGTGTTCCTTCTATTGTGTATGGGCTATTAGGTCTAACCGTTTTTGTCCGGGCCATGAGCGTTGGAAATGTAGTACTGGCCGGAGGGCTAACCCTATCCTTGCTGGTACTTCCGATTGTGATTGTTTCAGCGCAAGAAGCTATTCGTGCCGTACCTCAGCATTTAAGTGAGGCATCTTACGGAATGGGTGCGACGAAATGGCAAACCGTGAAGAACATCATTTTACCAGCAGCAATACCAGGAATTTTGACAGGGTCCATATTGGCACTATCCCGCGCGATTGGGGAAACAGCGCCACTAACTGTACTGGGAATTCCAGCATTATTAATCCCATTCCCTGAAGGGTTTTTTGACCCATTTACAGCACTGCCCATGCAAATTTACTACTGGACACTCGATTCCTCCCTCGTTGATGAATATGCATACTTGGCCGCTGCAACCATTGTCGTATTGCTTATGTTGTTGTTCTTATTGAATGCTGTCGCAATACACATTAGAAATAAATTTGGGCAAAGGTATTAA
- the pstB gene encoding phosphate ABC transporter ATP-binding protein PstB, whose product MTTALERKTELTLVGTAESKDWNKKSVYNTHDLNLWYGKTHALKNINLSIYEKEVTAIIGPSGCGKSTFIKTLNRMVELVPNVSTTGTITYKDKNILDKSFNVEDLRTRVGMVFQKPNPFPKSIYDNITYGPKIHGIRNKKILNEIVEKSLRGASLWDEVKDRLNENAYGLSGGQQQRLCIARCLAIEPEVILMDEPTSSLDPKSTWRVEELIQALKKEYSIIIVTHNMQQATRISNRTAFFLHGEVIECDQTDSIFNNPVDDRTADYISGRFG is encoded by the coding sequence ATGACAACTGCTTTAGAGAGGAAAACGGAGTTAACATTAGTCGGTACAGCCGAATCCAAAGATTGGAATAAGAAAAGCGTCTACAATACCCATGATTTAAATCTATGGTATGGGAAAACACACGCATTAAAAAATATAAATTTGTCTATCTATGAAAAAGAAGTAACTGCCATCATCGGCCCTTCAGGCTGTGGTAAATCCACATTTATCAAGACATTAAACCGCATGGTCGAACTTGTTCCGAACGTAAGTACAACCGGTACGATCACATATAAGGATAAAAATATTTTAGATAAATCTTTTAACGTCGAGGACTTACGGACACGCGTTGGAATGGTCTTTCAAAAACCAAACCCATTTCCAAAATCCATTTATGACAATATCACTTATGGTCCAAAGATCCATGGTATTCGTAACAAAAAAATATTAAATGAAATCGTGGAAAAAAGCCTTCGTGGCGCTTCCCTCTGGGATGAGGTTAAAGATCGATTGAACGAAAATGCATACGGACTTTCCGGCGGACAGCAGCAACGTCTTTGTATCGCTCGTTGCTTAGCTATTGAACCAGAAGTTATTTTAATGGATGAACCAACATCATCGCTTGATCCGAAATCTACATGGCGGGTTGAAGAACTGATTCAAGCGCTTAAAAAGGAATATTCCATTATCATTGTTACACACAACATGCAACAGGCCACCCGCATCTCCAATAGAACAGCTTTCTTCTTACATGGGGAAGTGATTGAATGTGATCAAACGGATTCTATTTTTAATAATCCGGTTGACGATCGGACGGCAGATTATATTTCAGGAAGATTTGGATGA
- the aroD gene encoding type I 3-dehydroquinate dehydratase, whose amino-acid sequence MTAALFPNKKPPYICTPLTGKNKEEIRAELKSIIAKSPDMIEWRADCFQALHDAESVLAVAEEISSSGKPVLFTIRSEKEGGEKISLSEEEKIHLLCEICKHSAVAIIDFEVSNNPDYIKKLRKISKQYNKKMILSYHNFDCTPQTSDIMKHAFKAEFYEADIAKIAVMPKTKEDVLRLLEITKETDEALTIPIVTMSMGAMGSLSRIVGWAYGSIITFGLSVQGSAPGQVPIDKLRKLIEMTQDTVGEWR is encoded by the coding sequence ATGACAGCAGCGCTATTTCCTAACAAAAAACCGCCCTATATTTGTACACCACTAACCGGGAAAAATAAAGAAGAAATTCGAGCTGAGCTAAAATCGATTATTGCGAAAAGCCCGGATATGATCGAATGGCGCGCAGATTGCTTTCAAGCGCTTCATGATGCCGAATCTGTTTTAGCTGTAGCTGAGGAAATTTCCTCTAGCGGAAAACCCGTGCTTTTTACTATTCGATCGGAAAAAGAAGGGGGGGAAAAGATCTCCCTGTCTGAGGAAGAAAAAATTCATTTACTGTGCGAAATATGTAAACATTCAGCTGTTGCAATCATTGATTTTGAAGTATCCAACAATCCTGATTATATAAAAAAACTACGAAAAATATCCAAACAATACAACAAAAAAATGATCCTATCCTATCATAATTTTGATTGCACACCTCAAACGTCAGATATTATGAAACACGCCTTCAAGGCAGAGTTTTACGAGGCTGATATTGCGAAGATAGCAGTCATGCCTAAGACGAAAGAGGATGTATTACGCTTACTGGAAATAACAAAAGAAACAGATGAAGCGCTAACCATTCCCATTGTCACCATGTCGATGGGCGCGATGGGTAGTTTGAGCAGAATCGTAGGCTGGGCATACGGATCCATCATTACATTCGGCTTAAGCGTGCAAGGCTCAGCTCCGGGGCAAGTACCGATAGACAAGCTGAGAAAACTGATTGAAATGACGCAGGATACGGTGGGCGAGTGGCGCTAA
- a CDS encoding toxic anion resistance protein translates to MNEQHEPRRPKEVEDLLANPFGNQGNVAQTTNEEKPQRQFDMLDEEGQEQAIRLAEQIDSNNYQAITQFGTEAQNKLLNFSHSMLEHVQTNDASEIGGILEDLMKKLEQVNPDELKPEKRGLFSRIFGKIQGSVNEILSRYQKTGAQIDRISVKLDHYKTALTKDNDMLQEVFDKNKDYFEALNIYIAAGEVKLEELGKNVIPELKRKAEQSQNQMDVQEVNDKLQFVERLDKRMHDLKLSRQITTQSAPQIRLIQNTNQALVEKIQSSILTAIPLWKNQIAIALTLIRQRHAVEAQKQVSNTTNELLERNAEMLKTNSIETAKENERGLVDIETLKKTQESLITTIEETMNIQTEGREKRQQAEREIASMENELKEKLLELKK, encoded by the coding sequence ATGAATGAACAACATGAACCGAGACGACCAAAGGAAGTAGAAGATTTATTGGCAAATCCGTTTGGTAATCAGGGAAACGTCGCACAAACCACGAATGAGGAAAAGCCGCAGCGACAATTCGATATGTTAGATGAAGAAGGCCAAGAGCAGGCAATCCGGTTGGCAGAACAGATCGATTCGAATAATTATCAGGCCATTACCCAGTTTGGAACAGAGGCTCAGAATAAGCTGCTGAATTTTTCCCATTCGATGCTTGAACACGTCCAGACGAATGATGCTTCAGAAATTGGCGGGATTCTGGAAGACTTAATGAAGAAACTCGAGCAAGTAAATCCGGATGAACTTAAGCCGGAGAAACGTGGCTTATTTTCCCGGATATTTGGAAAAATCCAAGGATCCGTTAATGAAATCCTTTCAAGGTATCAAAAAACCGGTGCACAGATTGACCGCATCAGTGTCAAGTTAGACCACTATAAAACGGCATTAACGAAAGATAATGATATGCTTCAAGAGGTGTTTGATAAAAATAAAGACTATTTCGAGGCATTGAATATTTATATTGCTGCTGGTGAAGTGAAGTTGGAAGAACTGGGAAAGAACGTCATACCTGAGCTGAAGCGTAAAGCGGAACAGAGTCAGAACCAAATGGATGTGCAGGAGGTCAATGATAAACTGCAATTTGTCGAACGACTTGATAAGCGCATGCATGATTTGAAACTAAGTCGGCAAATCACCACACAAAGTGCACCACAAATACGTCTCATTCAAAATACGAACCAGGCATTGGTCGAAAAAATACAATCATCCATTTTGACCGCAATCCCACTTTGGAAGAACCAAATCGCAATTGCGCTTACCCTGATCCGTCAGCGCCATGCTGTGGAAGCACAGAAACAAGTGTCCAACACAACGAATGAACTACTCGAAAGAAACGCAGAAATGCTGAAAACCAATTCCATTGAAACGGCGAAAGAAAATGAACGCGGCCTTGTGGACATTGAAACATTAAAGAAAACACAAGAAAGCCTGATCACCACCATCGAGGAAACCATGAACATTCAAACAGAAGGCAGGGAGAAACGCCAACAGGCAGAAAGAGAAATAGCCAGTATGGAAAATGAATTAAAAGAGAAACTGCTTGAATTGAAAAAGTGA
- a CDS encoding 5-bromo-4-chloroindolyl phosphate hydrolysis family protein gives MKAFLQFIIRSMSASSAAILTWLISFFAFEQTIWLAGLYAIFGGGIVYISIKQMTDFRRRKQNGLSRREYKFIEKNLKEAKEKITRLNRSLRSVRNFAQAKQNFEIMITVRKIYTNTKKEPKRFYKAERFYYEHLDSLVALTEKYAYLSGQPARTKEMNQSLRDTRHTLAIMNETVKKDLHTMLDDDLDILDFELDVAKQSIDKRASSNRRALK, from the coding sequence ATGAAAGCATTTCTTCAATTTATCATACGATCCATGTCCGCTTCTTCAGCGGCGATACTGACATGGCTGATTAGCTTTTTCGCCTTTGAGCAAACGATTTGGCTAGCTGGTCTGTACGCTATCTTCGGTGGAGGGATCGTTTATATTTCCATAAAGCAGATGACGGATTTTCGCAGGCGGAAGCAGAATGGCCTGAGTCGTAGAGAATATAAATTTATCGAAAAAAACCTGAAAGAAGCGAAAGAAAAAATAACACGCCTGAACCGATCCTTGCGAAGTGTCCGCAATTTCGCGCAGGCTAAACAAAATTTTGAAATCATGATAACCGTACGGAAAATTTATACAAACACGAAAAAGGAGCCGAAGCGTTTCTATAAAGCTGAACGCTTTTACTACGAACATTTGGACTCCCTCGTTGCATTAACCGAAAAATATGCATACCTGTCTGGGCAACCAGCTAGGACAAAAGAGATGAACCAATCTTTGCGAGATACTCGTCACACGTTAGCGATTATGAACGAAACCGTTAAGAAGGATTTGCATACCATGCTTGATGATGATTTGGACATCTTGGATTTTGAGCTGGATGTGGCCAAGCAATCCATAGATAAACGGGCGAGTTCAAACAGGAGGGCCTTGAAATGA
- a CDS encoding NAD(P)H-quinone oxidoreductase, whose product MKAIIVKHPGGAEQLQVAEQPKPEIKSDELLINVKAAAVNRTDILSREGQSAYMTNPILGIEVAGVVEASGNGTEDKNGMRVTGLVNSGGYAEYAVMPADRAMEIPEHLSFEEAVAIPEVFLTAYQTLFWLGNLSKDETVLIHAGGSGVGTAAIQLAKQLTNAKVITTAGSEEKLQFCRSLGADVGINYKEQHFDVEVMKATNNQGVDLVLDFIGASYWEKNLNSINVDGRWILIGVLGGAVIENVNLMDIMSKRIKLIGTLLTPRSDDYKAALSKDFETKAMPLFEREQLKPVIDHVFSPGEAQQAHEHMESNKNIGKIVLKMDD is encoded by the coding sequence ATGAAAGCCATCATTGTAAAGCATCCTGGCGGGGCGGAACAATTACAAGTAGCAGAACAGCCCAAGCCGGAGATTAAATCCGATGAACTATTGATTAACGTGAAGGCGGCCGCTGTGAACCGTACTGATATTCTAAGCCGGGAGGGACAGTCCGCTTACATGACTAATCCCATTTTAGGGATTGAAGTCGCCGGTGTCGTAGAGGCATCTGGAAACGGTACGGAGGATAAAAACGGCATGCGTGTGACAGGGCTTGTTAACAGCGGGGGCTATGCTGAATATGCAGTAATGCCAGCTGACAGGGCGATGGAGATACCGGAACATTTATCTTTTGAGGAAGCGGTCGCCATTCCAGAGGTGTTTCTAACCGCCTATCAGACCTTATTTTGGCTAGGCAATTTAAGTAAAGATGAGACCGTATTGATCCATGCAGGCGGAAGCGGCGTTGGAACCGCAGCCATACAGCTCGCTAAACAGCTAACCAACGCCAAAGTGATTACAACAGCCGGATCAGAGGAAAAACTCCAATTTTGCCGTTCATTAGGTGCAGATGTGGGCATAAACTATAAAGAACAGCACTTTGACGTGGAAGTCATGAAGGCTACCAACAATCAGGGCGTTGATTTGGTACTTGACTTTATTGGCGCTTCCTATTGGGAAAAGAACTTAAACAGCATAAACGTGGACGGGCGCTGGATTCTGATTGGAGTATTAGGCGGCGCTGTGATTGAGAACGTAAATTTAATGGATATCATGAGCAAGCGTATTAAGCTGATAGGCACCTTGCTTACCCCTAGAAGCGATGATTATAAAGCAGCTCTATCGAAAGACTTCGAAACAAAGGCCATGCCTCTATTTGAGCGTGAACAACTAAAACCCGTCATTGATCATGTATTCAGTCCTGGCGAAGCACAACAGGCGCATGAGCACATGGAAAGCAATAAAAATATCGGCAAGATTGTATTGAAAATGGATGATTAA
- a CDS encoding NUDIX hydrolase has product MKLENIITKLQNREPRILGQEEFRKSAVLLPLIEVENEIHILFEVRSMQMRSQPGDVCFPGGKIDKEDKDPKSCAIRETTEELGIRATTIKDMVPLDYIVADSGRMIYPFIGSITNPDHIQPSEAEVEEVFTVPLNFFLQTRPDVYKVNVQVVPEEDFPYDLIVGGENYNWNTRSIDELFYTYNGKAIWGLTAKILTHFLTLLDSNSYY; this is encoded by the coding sequence ATGAAACTGGAAAACATCATTACAAAATTGCAGAATCGAGAGCCGCGAATACTTGGACAGGAGGAATTTCGAAAATCGGCGGTATTGCTGCCGCTCATCGAGGTAGAAAATGAGATTCATATTTTATTTGAAGTCCGATCGATGCAAATGCGTAGTCAGCCTGGTGATGTCTGTTTTCCAGGTGGGAAAATCGATAAGGAGGACAAAGATCCAAAAAGCTGTGCAATTCGAGAGACGACGGAGGAACTTGGGATAAGAGCAACTACTATTAAAGACATGGTTCCACTTGATTACATCGTGGCTGATTCAGGCAGAATGATTTACCCGTTTATTGGCAGTATTACCAATCCGGATCACATTCAGCCAAGTGAAGCAGAGGTCGAGGAAGTTTTCACTGTACCATTGAATTTTTTCCTCCAAACGAGGCCGGACGTGTATAAAGTAAACGTTCAAGTCGTGCCGGAAGAAGATTTTCCTTATGACCTTATTGTTGGCGGGGAAAATTATAACTGGAATACGCGTTCCATTGATGAACTTTTTTATACCTACAACGGCAAGGCAATTTGGGGACTAACAGCAAAGATATTGACACATTTTTTGACTTTGCTGGATAGCAACAGCTACTATTAG
- a CDS encoding MGMT family protein produces MKPFTENVITVLQQIPEGRVMTYGQVARVAGSPRAARQVVRILHSMSRKHNLPWHRVINVKGQIALRSEEGVMNQKSMLEDEGVEVSKTGNVDLATYQFHTDGLLEEDDKP; encoded by the coding sequence ATGAAACCATTCACAGAAAACGTCATAACCGTACTACAGCAAATTCCTGAGGGGCGGGTGATGACATATGGGCAAGTGGCCCGTGTTGCGGGTAGCCCACGTGCGGCACGACAGGTTGTGCGCATTTTACATTCCATGAGCCGCAAACATAACTTGCCTTGGCATCGAGTTATTAATGTGAAGGGGCAAATTGCGTTAAGAAGTGAGGAAGGCGTGATGAATCAGAAGTCGATGCTGGAGGATGAAGGTGTTGAGGTTAGCAAGACTGGGAACGTGGACTTGGCTACATACCAATTTCATACGGATGGACTTTTGGAGGAAGACGATAAACCTTAA
- a CDS encoding potassium/proton antiporter: MDITTGSLIFIFSLMLIIGVLATKFSTRLGLPALVLFLLAGMLLNNYLFFENVELAQLIGLMALIIILFNGGTQTKWRNIRPVIGAAGTLATLGVLITSVITGLAAMYILNFTLLEGMLLGAIIGSTDAAAVFSVLTNKNFDKRLTATLEAESGSNDPMAVFLTLALIEMIQMPDASFWAAVGSFFLQMGLGVLLGLLLGKIAVRIINNIKLDTSSLYPVLAMGAAIFTYAVTDYVGGSGLLAVYVMAIFVGNSDLTYRFTILRFNEGFAWMMQIVMFTLLGLLVFPSQLLDVFWQGILLAAILMFIARPVAIFISMIFMKYNVHEKLFISWAGLKGAVPIVLATYPILADVENHHIIFNAVFFVVLISALVQGSTLPWLATKLGLTGKDDDTTPDLELINLGNTESEIMKMTVTKSSPGVGSSLNDLDLPNDTLIIGITRNKELQTPTGNTIIESGDTLFVLCDKESRKAAKRVLLGQRKE; this comes from the coding sequence TTGGATATTACTACTGGATCACTCATATTTATATTTTCTCTCATGCTGATCATCGGTGTGCTTGCTACCAAATTTTCCACCCGATTGGGGCTGCCGGCACTTGTGTTATTTCTATTAGCTGGTATGCTGCTCAATAATTATTTATTTTTTGAGAATGTGGAATTAGCTCAATTAATTGGGCTTATGGCACTGATCATTATCTTGTTCAATGGTGGCACACAAACGAAATGGAGAAATATTCGCCCCGTTATCGGTGCTGCAGGAACATTGGCAACGCTTGGCGTATTAATCACTTCTGTCATAACAGGCTTAGCGGCTATGTATATCTTGAATTTCACATTGTTAGAAGGCATGCTGCTTGGTGCTATTATAGGCTCAACAGATGCTGCTGCCGTTTTTTCGGTATTAACAAATAAAAACTTTGATAAGCGTTTAACGGCTACACTCGAGGCAGAATCCGGTTCCAATGATCCGATGGCCGTTTTTCTAACTCTTGCTTTGATTGAAATGATTCAAATGCCGGATGCTTCTTTCTGGGCAGCAGTTGGCAGCTTCTTTCTTCAAATGGGACTTGGCGTTCTTCTTGGGTTATTGCTTGGGAAAATTGCAGTACGTATTATCAATAATATAAAGCTGGATACTTCAAGTCTATACCCGGTTCTCGCCATGGGCGCTGCTATATTTACATATGCCGTCACCGATTACGTTGGAGGAAGTGGTCTCTTAGCAGTATATGTCATGGCCATTTTTGTAGGCAATAGTGACCTGACCTACCGCTTTACTATTTTACGTTTCAACGAAGGATTTGCTTGGATGATGCAAATTGTCATGTTTACCTTGTTAGGACTGTTGGTGTTCCCAAGTCAATTGCTCGACGTGTTTTGGCAAGGCATCCTGCTGGCGGCCATTTTAATGTTTATCGCACGGCCTGTGGCTATATTTATCAGCATGATATTTATGAAATACAATGTTCATGAAAAACTGTTTATTTCCTGGGCAGGACTTAAAGGTGCAGTTCCGATCGTTTTAGCGACTTATCCGATATTAGCAGACGTAGAAAACCATCACATTATCTTTAATGCTGTCTTTTTCGTTGTATTGATCTCGGCTTTGGTGCAAGGAAGTACACTACCATGGCTTGCAACTAAGCTTGGATTAACCGGCAAGGATGATGATACAACCCCTGACCTGGAATTAATCAATCTTGGAAATACAGAGTCAGAAATCATGAAAATGACAGTAACCAAAAGCTCACCTGGCGTTGGAAGTTCATTAAATGACCTGGATTTGCCAAACGACACATTGATTATCGGCATTACCCGCAATAAAGAACTGCAGACACCGACAGGAAATACGATTATCGAAAGTGGTGACACTCTTTTTGTTCTATGTGACAAAGAGAGCAGAAAAGCAGCGAAAAGAGTACTACTCGGTCAGCGAAAAGAATGA